The Chrysemys picta bellii isolate R12L10 chromosome 5, ASM1138683v2, whole genome shotgun sequence genome includes a window with the following:
- the LOC101952445 gene encoding interleukin-8: MNGKLVVAVLALFLTYAAVSEGMSLARMGNELRCQCITLHSSFIRPGNIRDVKLTPSGPHCQNTEIIATLQDGREVCLDPTAQWVKIIIKAILDKAQANGEAKR, encoded by the exons ATGAACGGCAAGTTGGTTGTTGCTGTCTTGGCTCTTTTCCTAACCTACGCAGCGGTGTCAGAAG GGATGAGTCTGGCAAGGATGGGGAATGAGCTCCGATGCCAGTGCATCACCTTGCATTCCAGCTTCATCCGTCCCGGGAACATTCGGGATGTGAAGCTGACCCCGAGCGGACCTCACTGCCAGAACACTGAAATCAT CGCTACTCTTCAGGATGGCAGAGAAGTGTGTTTGGATCCCACTGCTCAATGGGTGAAGATCATCATTAAAGCAATTTTGGACAA